The following DNA comes from Methermicoccus shengliensis DSM 18856.
CAGCCACGGAGTGATGAAGGTGTACTGCACGTTTCTCCTGCAGGGCCCAAAGGGCGCTCTTTTCTGAGTTATCTGAACGCCCTCCACCCTGTAGGTGCTCTTGCCGAGCCTCAGCTCTTCAATCTGCCCAGATATCTCCTTCAGAGGCTCCACCCCCTCCTCAATCCCCACGATGACAGGTGTTCCCTCGATGACCTTGTACTGCACTCTTGGATAGGTGTACAGGTAGCCCGCTTCCATGTGATGGTGCAGCACTAAGTGCTCTCTGAATGTGCCGCCAATATACCCTCTGAGCTTGCTCGCATCCTCACGCACTGGACGCCCTGTGTCCAATGTGAGCACGAGAACTCTCAGGGACATTCTACAATCTGAGCTCAGGGACATTCTACAATCTGAGGAAACCTGCTCTTTTCCATCAGCTCATCGAGCCGTGAGGGGCCCACCACAGTGCGCGCGAGCTCTCTTGCCTTATTCATGAGAATGAGTGCCCTCTCCTCTCCCACGGGGTCAAGCCCATGTGCGAGTATTGAGTAGTTTCTCTTGTTTAGATTGTCTCTCAGCTCGGTGTCCATCATCCCTCCGAGTGGATGGCCCAAATCCCTCAGCAGCTCGAACGTCTTCTGGAGGGGTAGCTGCAGCTTACCTTCCTCGTCCGCCATCCGCTCGTACCTTGCAAGCTGTACCCCATCGAGTAGCCTCCTCAGGCGCTCGATGGCTACCTCTGATGTCTTCATGCCATACTCCCTCAAGAGCACAGTCTGACCAGTGAGCTCCACAGTCCTGTACAGCCTCGCAACAGCATCGTCATACTTGCCCTCTTTGATTCTTCTCTCTGCGTTGTTCAGGAGGTCTGCAATGAGGAAGTCCATCCTCTCGTGCTCATCTGCCCTCCTGAGCCTTCCGAGAAACTCCTTGTTTCCCGGAGGTACCCACTCTCCTTCACCCTTCAGAATCCCATATGCTCGCTCGTGGTCGAAGAGGTCCCATGCCGAGTACCCTTCTGCGAGCCTCTGGTATCTGTCCAGCTCCTCTCCCACACTCGGGTCTGCGGTGAGTCTTCGCAGATTCTCTGCTGTGGCGATGCAGGAGGAGTACTGGTGGCAGTTGAAAAGCCTCCTTATCAGCCTCATCTCGGCATCTACATACACTCCTGTGAACTCAAGCGTCTTTACATCCTCCTCCCCTCTGAGAACGAGATTGTTATCACCCCTCTTTCCACCCACATAGGTCAGCATGCAAAGATGCCCAGCCCCAGCAATCGCGGCACCCGCACTCATCGCCTTGGTACCCGATGTGAAGTCCACAGCCACCTCGTAGTGCTTTTCCCTGAGCTCACTTATCTTTCTGGAAACCAGCTCGTATGCAGCCCTTATGTCGCTCATATCCTCGAGGCGTATCAGCTCATACTCTGGCATGTTGGGGCACTGCTTTATTATCTCGGGGACGGTGCTCTCCTCGCTCTGCTTTGTTACAACAAATACCACGAGGTCTGGGTTATGGCTCCTTATCGACTTTGCTATGGCATGCGCAAGGCTCTCCACACCCTCTTTTCCCCCACCTATCCCAGTGCCAACAGTCGCTATCAGTGCCTTCATTCCAACCTCACCTTCACCCACCCCAATGGATAGGGCATTATGCCCATAAATGCCACCTTCCTCGTTTTTGGGAATGGAATGTTTCTTACACCCTTTCCAAGGTGGAATTTCATCAGTAGCTCGTGAAAGTCCATATTGGGACACTCTTTGAGCAGCCTTCCCACCGTCATTCCGTCCCACCCACTTCCCCATCCCAACCTCAGCAGAAACTCTCCCCCTGTAAGCGGCAGCCTCCTCATGTGCTCATAGAACTCGAGCATTCGCGCACCCATATTCGATTGGGCACAGTGCTCCCTGAAAAAGCGAAGCTCGTGGTCTATTAGGTCGTATGCAAAGGAGTTGCAGGATTCTGGAACACTCCTCATCATCTCGATTTTGTCCTGAAGGCCCAGCTCCCTCGCGATGGAGTCGTCAAGCAGAAACTTATCCAGAGAGATATCAAGATGAACCGTGGTTTTTGGTCTCATGGCCTCCACAAAGGTGGAGAACTTCTTCCATCCATATCCTCCACGCCTCGTGGTGAGTGTCTTTACTTCCAAGATGGTGAGGCTATCCAGGGGCAGTGCAGTGCTGTCTGTCACCCGCAATGACCTCATCACATCATGCGTGGGTGGATGGGTGTTGCCGTCGGGTCCCCTGAATATTTGCCCCTCTATCTTGTCGTCTGCTCTTCTCTTGTCTATTCTCCTGTTCTTCTCCAGATACCTGCACTCATCCATGAGCGCCCTCTTATCGTTCTTCAGTGCGTGCCAGAGCAGGGCCGTTCTTATGGCACCCTTTACAGAACTCGCAGGAATGTACGGCCTGTCCGCACTCTTGACGAACTCATAAATCTCAGCGTCCTTAGCACCTCGAGATGCCAGATTTCTGAGTTCAGAAAGCACTCTCCTCTCAGCGTCCACGGCATAGCGGATGTTCTCGCTCCTTCTATGGACACCCTCATCTATGCTGCCTATATACACCACACCACCCATCATTTCCCTGATATATCTCTCTGCATCGAACCTATCATCTCTGAACACGCTGTCCATATCCAGCCGGTACAGCCTGTCATCAGCGATGTACTCAATGGGGCTGATACGGCCACCGCTTCCTATGTGCAGGGGTGAAAGAGTCTCCAGGGTACATCTCATGCATGCACCTCCATGGGCATACAGAACGCATACCCGTAGCGGTATACCCTGTGGTCAAAAAACGCATCCGGGGTAACGTCCACGAGCTCTCCATATGTGCCGCATGGGGCATTGAACACAGACCCCTCAGCGAACATGCGCACACGCTTTCTCCTCATACCCCTACTACCCGATATCCACCCTCCTCGCCTGACCAGCTCGTAGTATGAGGGGCGTGTAAGAGATAGCTCGTCTCTCGAGGGGTGATACAGGGAGAGCGTGAGGAAATGGTCAGCAGTGCTTTTTGTTCTCACGTCCATCTTCTTTTCAGACACCGAGAACAGTCCTTTCCCGCACGTTCTGTCGCCTCCAATCCCCTCCTCTCCCAGCAGGCGAATTGCAGCCCACACCTTTTTTGTGTACCTCTTCTCCCGCATGTCCATGAGAAACCACAGCCCACATCCTGGGGCAAAGCTCACCTCACTGAACATATACAGGCTGGAGGCGTTGTCTTTTCGGTCTATTGTCACTCTTGGCACCTCTTTCACACACCAGACTCTATCTGGCACACTCTCATCGCTGCTCACGAGCACCCTCCCGTTCTGTACGAGCTTGCCCCTCACGACATCCTCGGCTATGTCCTCGCCTCTGACGAGCTTAGTGAAAATATCCAGCGAGACGAACTCGAGCTTCTTGTATTGCTTTCTCAGCGATTGATTGACATACTGTGCTAAGTTGACATTCTTTGGTATGGGTAGCAGCAGCACATTGCCTGCGTATGGAAATGCAGAGGATATCATAAATGGGACATCATGTTGCAAGAATCTCTCCAAAAGTGACTCAAGCTCTTCCCTTCCATAGAGCAGCCTGTACATACAACAGATGCCGCTGAAAAGTGTGTCCGAGTGTATGTAGTGCTCGGTGCTCTCGAGAGCCATCTCCCTCTCGCCCACGTGGAATGGGGCTCTGGGCTCCATTCTGCACAGCATGAACTCGGGCGTTGTACTCACCACCCCATGGCGCTCTTCAGCTCATTGAATCTCGCAACAATGGCTTTAGGTGTCTCATACCCCACCGCTTTGGACTCCACATCGACATTGCCCGACTCATAATCCTCCTTTGAGTTCCAGCACACCTTCAGCTCACAGAACTTTACCTTCCCGTATCCCCTCGAGCCCTGTCCACCAAGATAGTCGTCCTCGAGCAGAGCCATCGCCTCAAACACATATCGAAGCATATCCTTGTCCTGCTCATCAAAAACGTTATACACCATCTCAAAGGCAAACTCGGCACCCGCGGGGACTCTCTCCGTCTGCCTTGGATTGGCTGCAGAGGTTATCCTGTCGATGGCATTTTCGAACTTGACCTCGGTATATTCGAGGTCAGTGTTTGCCTCGCGCAGCATCTGCTCGCTCTCCTCCGTGAGGTGTGCGTCTCTCACAATAAGCCGTGTGGGCTCGCTAAACTCATCTGCTGGCAGCCCGAATATCTTGCACACATTGCAGCCAGCAAGGTCATCCCTATTCTCACACGAGTGTATCCGCACCCCACCTATGTTCTTGTTGGGCTTTTTGCCCTCCATCCTCTCCAGCAGAGACCTCATCTTTCCCTTCAGAGACGAGCCAGGGATATAGGGCTTCTCCTCCGCATCTTTTATCACCACGTTGTCCACACCGCCGATGTCGAGCCCAACGCTTGGGCCACCAATATGCAGCCCAGTCTCTGCCTTTATCTTCCCACGGACTATCACCTTTCCAAGTAATGTTGCATTATCCATTCATCTGCCCCCTACTCCTTTCCGTAGTACCTGTGATACGCGAGTATCGCCTCGAAGAACCTCTGAAAGTTTCTGAACCTCTCCTCCCCATTCACCTTGCGGATGGCGTGGTCAAGGATTTTCTGCAGGTCCACTATCTCTCCAGTGAGTTTTCCATTTTTTCTCCTCCCATGCCTTCCCGCAGTGTATGCCAGTTTGGGTCTTAGAAGGTTCAGCCTGTGGGGGTCATAGGAGCGCATAGCCTTTACCTCTGAGAACACATTCCTGATTTGAGAGGTCGATACTCCCTTACCTAAATGCTGGCCCAGCTTCTCTGCATGCATTACGAGCTTCTCGCTGTCTCCATCCAGGATGGCCTCTATATCATGGATAGTGCTCTCCACGATGGAACTTCCTCCATTCATCTTACCTCCTCCTTTCTGGTCAAAAACTCAACCCAGCGAACAGCAACAATGGCGTGCTCTATATTGCTTTGAACGAGCGCCTTCACATCCTCCAGCAACTCGTCCTTCTTCCCACCACTCCTCGCACGGGATATCACATATGCCAGCATCCACCCCCACCTGCCATATCTATCGTCATGCTTTGCAGCCAATGTACCCCCTCTGCTACGTTCATCCTCAAACATTCTGCAGATGGCATAGAGTCTCTGGAGCAGCGACCTGGACACAGTGGAATCAATGGACTCTGATTTAATGAGCTCCAACAGCCTGTCCCTCAGCTGTGCTACTCCACCACTAAACACTTCCCAGCTCATGGGACGCAAAAAGCAGATTGAGTTCTTCCCCGGGGATTGCTTTGCCCTGTCGAGCGACTCCTTGGCCAAGCTGGCAGCCCTGGACACTGGATACTTCTCAGTGGGAGCTATGGTGATACCACATGAGAGTGTGATGTCTGGGTTGTTGCACGTGAACGCCCTGAAGTCATCGTATATCTTTCCGGCAGCCTTTGGCAGAGCACTCCACGAGCCCACGATAAAAAGATCATCCCCGCCTGAGTATATACCATAGAGATCACCCTCGCTGTTTTCCTTGGAGAAGCTCTCACATATGACGTGCACCCATCCTGAAAAGTAGAGAGACATCATGGAGCTCATAGTGGATATTCGAGAGATACTCTGGTCATCTCCCAGGCCCTCGGAGAGGATTACACCCAAATCGTCCACATCACCTCTCAGCACGCCCCATTTCTTCATGCCCTGTGAGCCCTTGGCAAGATTACTCATCTCCTTGAGCCCCGTGTTCAGCAGAAACCTGAAGCCAGCAGATGCACATGAGCACAGTCCAGTTGGCATGGCAGTACTGTTGATCGTGTAAACATGGGCACCCTCTGGTAGAGTGCCAACCTCATCCACAAATACGTACCTCATTCCAAACATTCCGAGGGTATGCTCCCACGAGTCCTCTGGGGCACCATTCACATCCGTGGGGGTGGGAATCTCGAGCATGTATCTCTTTTCTGCCACCTGCTTTGCAAGATGTTCCAAAGACCTGCAGAACGCACACTTTTTGAGAGATGGATCATCCTCATCGGGTGTTAGTGCAGCTTCGGAACCACATACGCTGCATATGTCCTTAATACCGCCTTCCTCTGTGGCTCCAAACAGCTCATCGTAGTGCTCCTCGTTCATAATGCTGGAGAACTTCTGCCTCTTTTGCCATGCAATTCTCTCTGAAAGCTCGTGCCACCTCGAGCCAAACCTCTTGCTCAACAGGTCGCTGCTGGAAAGTCCCACCGACCCAAGCACCACATATAGCTCGCCCTTGTGAATCTTAAGAAGCTTCTCCGCAATCCACTTCTCGATTTCTTCCAGTTTTGGTGCAGCAGAGTGGGGTGCAAGAATTAAGAAATGGCCGCCCCCACAGTACAGAAGGTTTGTAATCGGAAGATTCAACCTAAGCAGCACGTGCTTGGCAATTGTCTCGCTTAGCAGCTGAATGTACAGCGACCTGCCTCGAAGAGCCTTTGCAGCTCCCTTGGAGACCACAGAGTATATGAACCTCTGGATGCCACACACATCGCCCCCTATGAGCAAGAATCGCTCATCATCCAGAGACTCCTTCTCTGCATCCGTCAGCTCCTTCTTACTCACATATCTGTATAGGGCAGTACAGTATGTGAGGTCGAGCTCTATATCACGAAGGCACGCCGCTATGGCACACGTAGTCGTGAGATGATTAAAGAGAGATATGTCTGGCCTTGACTTCCATACTGCAGAGGGTATGCACCACGTGTACTTCTGCAGAATATAATACATCGTATTGAAATAGACCTCGAACTCACTAACCTCCTTTATCTTGCTCACTTCTCTCACGAACTCACTCCAAAGCTCTTTGTACTCATGAGAGAGTTGTCTTTTTGGATATTGCTCCTTGGGGACTGGAAACAGCACATCATATCTAATCTCAAGCTTCTTCAGTGGGTAGCAATACTCCGAAGGCGATATGTCTCTGTTCTTACTCTGAGACTTCCTTATTTCAGGAAAAACACTTATCAGCGGGGTGTTCACGACATTGGCAGATTCTTCGTTGTTTAGGTTCTTCCTCTCACCAGAGGAAAGCCAATCAGCAGTTATCACTATCTTCAGGGGATTGTAGCCCTCGCTGAGGTATGCAGAGACGTCGTGGTGCTTCGAGATTATGCCTGCACACCCCTGCCACTGAGGTGGAATATACTGGTGAATGAACCTCCCACCCAGCTGCTGATGAGCTCCCTGCTCGCCAGTTCGTTGCCAAAACTTGCCTACATCGTGCAAAAGTGCCGCAAGCAAAACAAGCTCATATTCGTCTGGCAAATGACCACATCCCCATTAAATTCCTATAGTGTTTAAATTATAAAGATTTTGAATTTTGAAGCTATTTCTCACCCTTCTGCCAGCGCCCTTCTCACCGCCCTTTCCATCACGTCCACGGGCGGCTCGACGCCAAACCACAGCTCGAACGCCTTTGCACCCTGATGCACCAGCATCGCCACCCCATCTATCGTCTTTGCGCCAGCGCTCCTTGCAGCCTTGAGAAGCGGGGTCTCGGGCGGGTTGTACACGATGTCGAACACCACCTGTCCCTCGTGCAGCCACTCACCTCTCACGAGGCTCTCACCCCTCATGCCCACAGAGGTGGCGTTGATGAGCACATCACAGCTCTGCACCAGTGCTGGCAGCTCATCGAACCCCGTTCCCGTGGCTCTTCCGAGCGCCTCGCACAGCTCCACAGCCCTCTGTTTCGTGCGGTTTGCCACCACCACCCTCGCACCCTCGTGTACGAGCGCATGGGCTATCGCCCTCGCAGCCCCTCCAGCTCCCATGACGAGCACCTCTTTGCCCCCAACCCTCACTTTCGCCCTCCTGAGCGCCTCCATCGCCCCCGTGGCATCGGTGTTGTACCCCTTCACCTCATCTCCAAACACGAGCGTGTTCACAGCCCCTATGCTCGCAGCGAGCGGATCTGGCTCGCAGTACTGCAGTGCCGCCACCTTGTGGGGAATGGTGATGTTGAGCCCCACAAACCCGAGCGCCCGTGCCCCCTCTATCGCCTCTCCAAGCCGCTCTGGCAGCACGTCGAACGCCAGATACTCGGCATCGATGCCGAGCGCCTCGAAGGCTGCGTTGTGCATCACGGGAGACATCGTGTGCCCGATTGGATGTCCAAGCACCGCCACAATCTGCTTCATGCCCACACCTTTCCCTCTTCGATATTAAGCCTACCCTCTAACTCTCACTTTTTTGGGGTCAGAGTGGAGATTTAGATGCACAAAATAGTATTTATATATTTAATAATTAGTATATAATTATGTAATAAAATTTTAATAATAAGTATTTTAATAATAAAATAGATTATATCAGATTAAATAATTGAATTCATTTTTAAAAATAAAAAACTAAAATTAGATAATAAATTTTAATACGAGTAAATATATACTTTTTAATCTGTGCGATTTTGCCCATGAAAGAGCCATAAACTTAGTTATAAAATATGCTGAATTCTAATTTTTGCCATGCAATTTATGCATCAAATCTTCGTTACACAATATATATGAACAAAATCACCGCGGGTACGATTCTGCCGATTTTCTGCCGTGAAGCCCCCTTTTGCACTCCAGAAAGCGCATATTCCTATGATAGATGAAATGAATTTCCTACTAAAGACTTCGAAGAATGAAATCTGTTTCATAATATATGAGAATGCTTACTGTGTATGCAGCAGTTGATTGCTCTGTAATCCCCAATGGATATGGGCACTGAATACTCACGCAATCATCCCGCCTGCATGCGCAAACAGGCGATTCTTCTAAAATTTTTAAATTTAAATATTTGAATTTAATTTATTAATTAATAATAAAAGATTAATTTTTTAATATATTTATAATTAAAAATATTTTAAATAATTAATTTTTTAAGTATTCTTTAATTTAAATACACCTATTTCAAAGATTATTTTCTGTAAAAGTGAGAGTTGATTCCAACAAGCCACAAAAGACCAAGGCACGCGGGCGATGGCTTTATGTATTGACACGGAAGAGCTGCATGCGTGTCAGCAAGGAGGCGGACAAGAATCGCAAAGGAGCGGATCGAGAGGCTGTTTGAGCTCGCAGAGCGAGAGTTCAGACACGACCCAGAACTCAGCCACACATGGCTCGAGCTTGCGAGAAGAATCTCCATGAGGACGAGGGTAAGGATTCCGAGAGAGCTCAAGCGCAGGATGTGCAGGAGCTGCCATCGCCTGCTGGTGCCGGGCAGGAGCGCGAGGGTGAGGCTCAAGAAAGGGAGGGTGTGCATCACGTGTCTTGCATGTGGCAGGGTGATGCGGTATCCATACGATAGGGATATAAATACCAAGGATGATGAGCGGAAGGGGAGATGTAGCCTTGAGTGAAAACTTGCTCGTAACGTGCGGACTACCCTATGCCAACGGAAGGGCGCACATAGGACATCTTCGAACATACATACCTGCAGATGCATATGTCAGGATGCTCAGAAAGCAGGGAAAGAACCCCCTGTTCGTGTGTGGCTCGGACACTCACGGCACCCCCATCGTGATCAATGCCGAGCAGGAGGGCGTGTCCCCAGAGGAGCTTGTGAACAGGTATCATGCCCACTTTCTCGAGGTGTTCGAGGCGATGGGTGTGTGCTTTGACTACTTTGGAAGCACTCACTCACCCACCAACCACCACAGGACCCACGAGATTGTGAAGGCAAACATGGAGAATGGCTACATATACCCCAAGAACATAAAGCTCGCCTACTGCCCAGAGTGTGAGAGGTTCCTGCCAGACAGGTATGTGGAGGGAATATGCCCATCGTGTGGGGCGGTGGCAAGGGGGGACGAGTGCGACCAGGGCTGTGGCATTCACCTCGAGCCAGGGGAGATTCTCGAGCCCGTGTGCAAGGTGTGTGGCACCCCCGCCGAGTACAGGGAGCAGGAGCACTACTTCTTCCGCCTCTCCGCCTTCGAGCACTTCCTGCTGGAGTACCTCGATGGGCTGGACGGCACGCCCTATGCCATCAACTACGCCAAGGAGTGGGTGAGAAGAGGGCTCAAGGACTGGTGCATCACGAGAAATCTCGAGTGGGGTGTGAGCTTCCCGGGCCGCGATGACCTCGTGGTGTACGTGTGGGTGGATGCTCCAATAGGCTACATATCGTTCACTGAGGAGTGGTGCGAGCAGCACGGCAGGGACTGGAAGGACTTCTGGATACGCAACGGCAAAATAGTGCACTTCATAGGCGGAGACATAGTGTACCACCACTGCATCTTCTGGCCGGCACTCCTCAGGGGAGCGGGCTACAACCTTCCGAGTGCGGTCGTTGCCTCTGGAATGGTCAAGATAGAGGACAAGACGTTCTCCAAGAGCAGGGGATATGTGGTGTGGGTGTCCGAGGACTACCTCAACGCTGGCTTTCATCCAGACCTGCTCAGATACTACCTCCTGAGCTACACCTCGCACACAAAGGAGCTCAACTTCTCATGGGAGCTGTTTGCCGAGAAGGTCAACGGAGAGCTTCTGGCATCGCTGGGCAACTTCATCCACAGAGTGCTCACGTTCACCCACAGGCATTTCGGCGATGTGCCAAGTGGAGAGGTGGATGAGGAGATTCTCGAGAGGATTTCGTCAATCATCGATGATATGGTGGAGGCAAACTCCAGATATGAGTTCAAGCAGATGTGTGATGCCGCCATGAGCCTGGCGGACTTCGCCAACACATACTTCCAGAAGAGCGAGCCTTGGAGGCTGATAAAGACGGACAGGCAGGCGTGTGCACACGTGCTCAAGAACTGCCTGCAGCTGTGCAAGGCGCTGGCGGTGCTGTTCGAGCCCGTGATGCCCCACAAGATGGAGCAGGTGTGGGCGAT
Coding sequences within:
- a CDS encoding CRISPR-associated endonuclease Cas6, producing MSLRVLVLTLDTGRPVREDASKLRGYIGGTFREHLVLHHHMEAGYLYTYPRVQYKVIEGTPVIVGIEEGVEPLKEISGQIEELRLGKSTYRVEGVQITQKRAPFGPCRRNVQYTFITPWLGLNAKNYEKFRAENEWKKKKELLNAILVGNVLSMCKSLSYVVDRKLYVHSLLDMHTAEYKGVPLIGFTGEFRLNFRIPDLLGLGKGVSQGFGTVRAKV
- a CDS encoding TIGR02710 family CRISPR-associated CARF protein; this encodes MKALIATVGTGIGGGKEGVESLAHAIAKSIRSHNPDLVVFVVTKQSEESTVPEIIKQCPNMPEYELIRLEDMSDIRAAYELVSRKISELREKHYEVAVDFTSGTKAMSAGAAIAGAGHLCMLTYVGGKRGDNNLVLRGEEDVKTLEFTGVYVDAEMRLIRRLFNCHQYSSCIATAENLRRLTADPSVGEELDRYQRLAEGYSAWDLFDHERAYGILKGEGEWVPPGNKEFLGRLRRADEHERMDFLIADLLNNAERRIKEGKYDDAVARLYRTVELTGQTVLLREYGMKTSEVAIERLRRLLDGVQLARYERMADEEGKLQLPLQKTFELLRDLGHPLGGMMDTELRDNLNKRNYSILAHGLDPVGEERALILMNKARELARTVVGPSRLDELMEKSRFPQIVECP
- the csm5 gene encoding type III-A CRISPR-associated RAMP protein Csm5; the encoded protein is MRCTLETLSPLHIGSGGRISPIEYIADDRLYRLDMDSVFRDDRFDAERYIREMMGGVVYIGSIDEGVHRRSENIRYAVDAERRVLSELRNLASRGAKDAEIYEFVKSADRPYIPASSVKGAIRTALLWHALKNDKRALMDECRYLEKNRRIDKRRADDKIEGQIFRGPDGNTHPPTHDVMRSLRVTDSTALPLDSLTILEVKTLTTRRGGYGWKKFSTFVEAMRPKTTVHLDISLDKFLLDDSIARELGLQDKIEMMRSVPESCNSFAYDLIDHELRFFREHCAQSNMGARMLEFYEHMRRLPLTGGEFLLRLGWGSGWDGMTVGRLLKECPNMDFHELLMKFHLGKGVRNIPFPKTRKVAFMGIMPYPLGWVKVRLE
- the csm4 gene encoding type III-A CRISPR-associated RAMP protein Csm4, yielding MSTTPEFMLCRMEPRAPFHVGEREMALESTEHYIHSDTLFSGICCMYRLLYGREELESLLERFLQHDVPFMISSAFPYAGNVLLLPIPKNVNLAQYVNQSLRKQYKKLEFVSLDIFTKLVRGEDIAEDVVRGKLVQNGRVLVSSDESVPDRVWCVKEVPRVTIDRKDNASSLYMFSEVSFAPGCGLWFLMDMREKRYTKKVWAAIRLLGEEGIGGDRTCGKGLFSVSEKKMDVRTKSTADHFLTLSLYHPSRDELSLTRPSYYELVRRGGWISGSRGMRRKRVRMFAEGSVFNAPCGTYGELVDVTPDAFFDHRVYRYGYAFCMPMEVHA
- the csm3 gene encoding type III-A CRISPR-associated RAMP protein Csm3 encodes the protein MDNATLLGKVIVRGKIKAETGLHIGGPSVGLDIGGVDNVVIKDAEEKPYIPGSSLKGKMRSLLERMEGKKPNKNIGGVRIHSCENRDDLAGCNVCKIFGLPADEFSEPTRLIVRDAHLTEESEQMLREANTDLEYTEVKFENAIDRITSAANPRQTERVPAGAEFAFEMVYNVFDEQDKDMLRYVFEAMALLEDDYLGGQGSRGYGKVKFCELKVCWNSKEDYESGNVDVESKAVGYETPKAIVARFNELKSAMGW
- the csm2 gene encoding type III-A CRISPR-associated protein Csm2; this translates as MNGGSSIVESTIHDIEAILDGDSEKLVMHAEKLGQHLGKGVSTSQIRNVFSEVKAMRSYDPHRLNLLRPKLAYTAGRHGRRKNGKLTGEIVDLQKILDHAIRKVNGEERFRNFQRFFEAILAYHRYYGKE
- the cas10 gene encoding type III-A CRISPR-associated protein Cas10/Csm1 yields the protein MPDEYELVLLAALLHDVGKFWQRTGEQGAHQQLGGRFIHQYIPPQWQGCAGIISKHHDVSAYLSEGYNPLKIVITADWLSSGERKNLNNEESANVVNTPLISVFPEIRKSQSKNRDISPSEYCYPLKKLEIRYDVLFPVPKEQYPKRQLSHEYKELWSEFVREVSKIKEVSEFEVYFNTMYYILQKYTWCIPSAVWKSRPDISLFNHLTTTCAIAACLRDIELDLTYCTALYRYVSKKELTDAEKESLDDERFLLIGGDVCGIQRFIYSVVSKGAAKALRGRSLYIQLLSETIAKHVLLRLNLPITNLLYCGGGHFLILAPHSAAPKLEEIEKWIAEKLLKIHKGELYVVLGSVGLSSSDLLSKRFGSRWHELSERIAWQKRQKFSSIMNEEHYDELFGATEEGGIKDICSVCGSEAALTPDEDDPSLKKCAFCRSLEHLAKQVAEKRYMLEIPTPTDVNGAPEDSWEHTLGMFGMRYVFVDEVGTLPEGAHVYTINSTAMPTGLCSCASAGFRFLLNTGLKEMSNLAKGSQGMKKWGVLRGDVDDLGVILSEGLGDDQSISRISTMSSMMSLYFSGWVHVICESFSKENSEGDLYGIYSGGDDLFIVGSWSALPKAAGKIYDDFRAFTCNNPDITLSCGITIAPTEKYPVSRAASLAKESLDRAKQSPGKNSICFLRPMSWEVFSGGVAQLRDRLLELIKSESIDSTVSRSLLQRLYAICRMFEDERSRGGTLAAKHDDRYGRWGWMLAYVISRARSGGKKDELLEDVKALVQSNIEHAIVAVRWVEFLTRKEEVR
- the aroE gene encoding shikimate dehydrogenase, whose product is MKQIVAVLGHPIGHTMSPVMHNAAFEALGIDAEYLAFDVLPERLGEAIEGARALGFVGLNITIPHKVAALQYCEPDPLAASIGAVNTLVFGDEVKGYNTDATGAMEALRRAKVRVGGKEVLVMGAGGAARAIAHALVHEGARVVVANRTKQRAVELCEALGRATGTGFDELPALVQSCDVLINATSVGMRGESLVRGEWLHEGQVVFDIVYNPPETPLLKAARSAGAKTIDGVAMLVHQGAKAFELWFGVEPPVDVMERAVRRALAEG
- a CDS encoding ribonuclease P protein component 4, with product MSARRRTRIAKERIERLFELAEREFRHDPELSHTWLELARRISMRTRVRIPRELKRRMCRSCHRLLVPGRSARVRLKKGRVCITCLACGRVMRYPYDRDINTKDDERKGRCSLE
- the metG gene encoding methionine--tRNA ligase gives rise to the protein MSGRGDVALSENLLVTCGLPYANGRAHIGHLRTYIPADAYVRMLRKQGKNPLFVCGSDTHGTPIVINAEQEGVSPEELVNRYHAHFLEVFEAMGVCFDYFGSTHSPTNHHRTHEIVKANMENGYIYPKNIKLAYCPECERFLPDRYVEGICPSCGAVARGDECDQGCGIHLEPGEILEPVCKVCGTPAEYREQEHYFFRLSAFEHFLLEYLDGLDGTPYAINYAKEWVRRGLKDWCITRNLEWGVSFPGRDDLVVYVWVDAPIGYISFTEEWCEQHGRDWKDFWIRNGKIVHFIGGDIVYHHCIFWPALLRGAGYNLPSAVVASGMVKIEDKTFSKSRGYVVWVSEDYLNAGFHPDLLRYYLLSYTSHTKELNFSWELFAEKVNGELLASLGNFIHRVLTFTHRHFGDVPSGEVDEEILERISSIIDDMVEANSRYEFKQMCDAAMSLADFANTYFQKSEPWRLIKTDRQACAHVLKNCLQLCKALAVLFEPVMPHKMEQVWAMLGLSGSVHDAKLEDALVEVPAGTHIKAPKVLFERIEDEKVKMLERAMRERIKAAMEGKKVQEGEISYEEFSKMDLRIGKVIRAERVKGASKLLRLEVDVGDSVRQIVAGIANTYEPEELVGREVVVVVNLKPAKIFGIESQGMVLAADVDGTAVLLSPMHEVGAGVRVR